In Opisthocomus hoazin isolate bOpiHoa1 chromosome 3, bOpiHoa1.hap1, whole genome shotgun sequence, a genomic segment contains:
- the UQCRB gene encoding cytochrome b-c1 complex subunit 7, whose protein sequence is MAARASVAGGGRLLDRIRKWYYNAAGFNKLGLMRDDTLYEDDDVKEALKRLPEHLYNERIFRIKRALDLSLKHQILPKDQWVKYEEDKHYLEPYLKEVIRERLEREAWNKK, encoded by the exons TTGCAGGAGGTGGTCGCCTGTTAGACAGAATTCGCAAGTGGTATTATAATGCAGCTGGATTCAACAAACTTG GATTAATGCGAGATGATACATTGTATGAAGATGATGATGTAAAAGAAGCACTGAAGAGACTTCCAGAACATCTTTACAATGAGCGAATATTTCGCATAAAGCGAGCACTCGACCTAAGCCTGAAACATCAGATCCTTCCAAAAGACCAGTGGGTGAAGTATGAAGAG GATAAGCATTATCTTGAACCGTACCTAAAAGAAGTAATCCGTGAAAGACTTGAAAGAGAAGCATGGAACAAGAAATAA